The proteins below are encoded in one region of bacterium:
- a CDS encoding TolC family protein, with the protein MVKIQVVLIVVMILMFWQKLVFASENKNSSTLTLSLKDAISTALLNNQTILNDAKSNLKLASRNLIAIHKLYQPKISLDISSQRTTNETELTSTRQDKYSTSLNSTWSKVIFTSGVLTLSEGYNLSEDKNSSQKFSTNPYVSIGLNQPLSEGGKLQQRLSLINADENLKLEKMKYALIEEQLTLNVICNYYQLIRANLLVKQAEEQVALSKQLLKWTEARLKVGQIAELDVMNAKVQLANDEDFLVQSYEQRQTLQRSFLRLLGLSEDLKLELSDEIEVKILNEKVEESINAAIENRLEIKMAKISIEQSKRNIPIARSTNKPTLTISGNYSWTNESEELEEAIKELPQRNWLIQTKLSFPFFDSGSTKNQVKIAEINYQKTLNAFEQLKKDIIEEITQIHWNLNKNQRRLEVLEVNLKIAQDARRISQLKYEMGLLTIREVLQSQITYSNVKISIDDAKIDYLINQAKLSKAIGKLKNEYL; encoded by the coding sequence ATGGTTAAAATTCAGGTTGTTTTAATTGTTGTAATGATTTTGATGTTCTGGCAAAAATTAGTTTTTGCCTCAGAAAATAAAAATTCTTCTACCTTAACTCTTAGCCTGAAAGACGCCATCTCTACTGCCTTACTTAATAATCAGACAATCCTTAATGATGCTAAAAGTAACTTGAAACTGGCATCTCGAAATTTAATCGCTATTCATAAACTTTATCAGCCTAAAATTAGTTTAGATATCAGCAGTCAAAGAACAACAAATGAAACAGAACTTACCTCAACCAGACAGGATAAATATTCTACTTCATTAAACTCTACCTGGTCAAAGGTTATCTTTACCTCAGGGGTTTTAACTCTATCAGAAGGATACAATTTAAGTGAGGATAAAAACTCATCACAAAAATTCTCAACTAATCCCTATGTTTCTATAGGATTAAACCAACCACTAAGTGAAGGTGGAAAACTGCAACAAAGATTATCTCTTATAAATGCTGATGAAAATCTCAAATTAGAAAAAATGAAATATGCCTTAATAGAGGAGCAACTTACACTAAATGTTATTTGTAATTATTATCAACTCATTAGAGCCAATCTATTGGTTAAACAAGCAGAAGAACAAGTAGCATTGTCGAAACAACTATTAAAATGGACAGAAGCAAGGTTAAAAGTAGGTCAGATTGCAGAATTAGATGTGATGAATGCTAAGGTACAATTAGCTAATGATGAAGATTTCTTAGTTCAATCTTATGAACAACGCCAAACACTACAGAGAAGTTTTCTAAGATTACTCGGATTATCTGAAGATTTGAAACTTGAACTAAGTGATGAAATAGAGGTCAAGATTTTAAATGAAAAGGTTGAGGAAAGTATTAATGCGGCGATTGAAAATAGATTAGAGATAAAAATGGCTAAAATAAGTATTGAACAATCTAAAAGAAATATTCCTATTGCCAGAAGTACTAATAAACCTACCTTAACTATATCAGGAAATTATAGTTGGACAAACGAATCAGAGGAATTGGAAGAAGCAATAAAAGAGCTACCTCAAAGAAATTGGCTTATCCAGACTAAATTATCATTTCCGTTTTTTGATTCAGGTTCAACTAAAAATCAGGTAAAGATAGCTGAAATAAATTACCAGAAAACTTTGAATGCCTTTGAGCAGTTAAAAAAGGATATAATTGAAGAAATAACCCAAATACATTGGAATCTTAACAAGAATCAAAGAAGACTTGAGGTCTTAGAAGTAAATCTAAAGATTGCTCAGGATGCCAGACGGATAAGCCAATTAAAATACGAGATGGGTTTGCTTACTATTCGTGAGGTATTACAATCACAAATTACCTATTCTAATGTAAAAATTTCAATTGATGATGCCAAAATAGATTACCTCATTAATCAAGCAAAATTATCTAAGGCAATAGGAAAACTAAAAAATGAATATCTTTAA
- a CDS encoding ABC transporter permease — MSLIDTIETAITNLKINKFRSFLTILGVVIGISAIIIICALGEGNRINVLKEMEKIGADLLWINIDSLNTNSPSIVIGFEEEDLKAILQLCSKIRAVSFEESLHSVPFKYLNRKTYFTLKGINASYQKIHRLKLLKGRFISNIDEKIKARICILEDSRHTKEIFGMSNPVGKEVLINQQPFRIVGVVAYNLKSASS, encoded by the coding sequence ATGAGCTTAATAGATACAATAGAAACAGCTATTACTAATCTCAAAATTAATAAATTTCGTTCCTTTTTAACTATATTAGGGGTAGTAATAGGTATATCGGCAATTATAATTATTTGTGCCTTAGGTGAAGGGAATCGGATTAATGTATTAAAAGAGATGGAGAAAATTGGAGCTGATTTATTATGGATAAATATAGATTCTCTAAATACGAATTCGCCTTCTATCGTTATAGGTTTTGAAGAAGAAGATTTAAAAGCTATTTTACAATTGTGCTCTAAAATCAGAGCAGTCTCTTTTGAAGAAAGCCTACATTCAGTTCCGTTTAAATATTTAAACCGAAAAACCTACTTTACCTTAAAAGGGATAAATGCTTCTTATCAAAAAATCCATCGACTTAAACTTCTCAAAGGAAGATTTATCTCTAATATAGATGAAAAAATAAAGGCAAGGATATGTATTTTAGAAGACTCAAGACATACAAAGGAAATATTCGGAATGTCTAATCCTGTTGGTAAAGAGGTATTAATCAATCAACAACCTTTCAGAATAGTTGGTGTAGTAGCATATAACCTGAAATCGGCAAGTAGTTGA
- a CDS encoding efflux RND transporter periplasmic adaptor subunit produces the protein MNIFNLLLKLVNLLIIIIVILIGYKWWNHYGQQTFFPNNSETKEIKVASAKRGKIKYQIVASGKVSSDKIKKIQTKTSGIVKLLSCKEGDKVKAGDVLCIIKSPTIFGNSKEIEKALFHKRVKVLENYLRKTYNNKLEALESAQINYHSTLEKYSQLKLLYQEKAISKQELTESEIAFKRAEFQYHSAKFAFEQELELSRVIAPGSGTIILNRVTEGTEVETGSELFLLADMSSLIAKVVVDEADIEKVKIGQKVEISGESFAPLMLSGVVEKIGAYAYQSERGFPGIEVICRINLNKEVAKLLILESSCIAKIIIEEKENALCIPSIALLANEKETQVFVVDNSQVHLKKVKIGIITQDLVEITDGLKEGEKVVTIGSLDLQPGDYVKIKK, from the coding sequence ATGAATATCTTTAATTTGTTATTAAAATTAGTAAATTTGTTAATAATAATTATTGTTATTCTTATTGGATATAAGTGGTGGAACCACTATGGACAGCAGACTTTCTTTCCTAATAACAGTGAGACTAAAGAGATAAAAGTAGCATCTGCAAAAAGAGGCAAGATAAAATATCAAATAGTTGCTTCTGGGAAGGTAAGCTCAGATAAGATAAAAAAGATACAAACTAAAACATCAGGAATTGTAAAATTACTATCTTGTAAAGAAGGTGATAAGGTAAAAGCAGGAGATGTGCTTTGTATAATTAAAAGTCCAACTATCTTTGGAAATAGTAAAGAAATAGAAAAGGCATTATTTCATAAAAGAGTTAAAGTATTAGAAAACTATCTCCGTAAAACCTATAATAACAAATTAGAAGCATTAGAATCAGCCCAGATAAATTATCACTCTACCTTAGAAAAATATAGCCAATTAAAATTACTCTATCAGGAGAAGGCTATATCCAAACAAGAGCTCACAGAATCTGAAATAGCCTTTAAAAGAGCCGAATTTCAATATCATTCAGCTAAGTTTGCATTTGAGCAAGAATTAGAACTATCAAGGGTTATAGCACCAGGTAGTGGAACTATTATATTAAATCGTGTAACAGAAGGTACAGAAGTAGAGACAGGAAGTGAGTTGTTTTTATTAGCAGATATGTCTTCTCTTATAGCTAAGGTAGTTGTAGATGAGGCTGATATAGAGAAGGTAAAAATTGGGCAGAAAGTAGAGATTAGTGGAGAGAGTTTTGCACCACTTATGTTATCTGGTGTAGTTGAGAAGATAGGTGCTTATGCTTATCAATCGGAACGAGGTTTTCCAGGTATAGAAGTGATTTGTAGGATTAATCTTAATAAAGAAGTTGCTAAATTGCTTATATTAGAATCCTCTTGTATCGCTAAGATAATTATTGAAGAAAAAGAAAATGCACTCTGCATTCCCTCAATTGCCCTTTTAGCGAATGAAAAAGAAACTCAAGTATTTGTAGTTGATAATTCACAGGTCCATTTAAAAAAAGTAAAGATTGGAATAATTACTCAAGATTTAGTAGAAATAACTGATGGATTAAAGGAAGGAGAGAAAGTAGTTACCATCGGGAGTTTAGACCTACAACCTGGCGATTATGTAAAGATTAAAAAATGA